Proteins from a single region of Octopus bimaculoides isolate UCB-OBI-ISO-001 chromosome 11, ASM119413v2, whole genome shotgun sequence:
- the LOC106880696 gene encoding rho GTPase-activating protein gacF isoform X1 has translation MYGHFSGVLCEWSTVGKSSSLYTHSLEEAVPREMDYRSPAECWLPAVSSHIPLRMNGYDKLIQAAASRLIGYDSDLARYEVHKTVYMKQQLEDRYRSLEHMRLKNSLCANESSSSSMNKERIHSSETDIESYQLDNSCEEDRYSSSLNSPPSGPAAASSINNSRGHPDTPIPDGLPMVISRHGMGLLKTDMSNPDTSQLLREILQNKEKHQLSELAKNNNNNNNSNNNNNNNNNNNTNNNNNNNNNNNNNNNGNLSKLNGTNTLQDSSGLITNLLKNSSQQQLKSNSSDVDKLSCHSTEGSAEESDGESTIEQMTNDEETDVGDVKGVIMSSGMDSQLIDSKEAKRARVENIITSIRHSPTHSQCDSQSMQEQRRQKRKQHQPQQHELSPEFQESKLRKIERDDLGRQLMELKNQLNDVQRKYTALCNAESSERTGEGHDDDDCHTATSLQSVTSRGSKLNGESNLNNRENIAFDNSDIDPVQLINHASQMVKEQEIATKRSTPLAAMPLPSADVQGLASSLKSEIIHTVDTIVSRFVKNQALKSLENSSNETRTQDQGPKERVKSPVNNTEFPTDFYAIPRVHDKQTLYDTGCPSAPDLPRAHNRPLSFAPSHHSTPQSIPSYFAQPQVLTSPVYSSEPEQTEALSLVVNTPKKKRTKVTDTRLSPRAARALLQENCVQVTSAMADLDKHIAGSYPHILPQMLPTSVAIPNPSLQHSDILGYYREQNYLDGARSDGHSPSNDLGSPGNTNSLSEPYMMLKSEGFDVSSETDGSMALISFELH, from the coding sequence GAATGAATGGGTATGATAAGCTTATACAGGCTGCTGCAAGTCGTTTAATTGGCTACGACAGCGACTTAGCCAGGTATGAGGTTCACAAGACAGTATACATGAAACAACAGCTTGAAGACCGCTATCGGTCACTTGAACACATGCGGTTGAAAAACTCGCTCTGTGCTAATGAATCTTCGTCTTCTTCCATGAACAAAGAACGAATCCACTCGAGTGAGACCGACATAGAGTCCTATCAGCTAGACAACAGTTGTGAAGAGGACAGATATAGTTCGTCTTTGAATTCTCCACCTTCCGGCCCAGCAGCAGCCAGTAGCATCAACAACAGTAGGGGTCACCCGGACACACCGATTCCGGACGGTCTCCCGATGGTCATATCAAGGCATGGAATGGGACTTCTCAAGACAGATATGTCCAACCCTGACACATCTCAACTCCTTCGTGAGATATTACAGAACAAAGAGAAACATCAGTTGTCAGAGTTagctaagaacaacaacaacaacaacaacagtaacaacaacaacaacaataataacaataataacactaacaacaataataacaacaacaacaacaacaacaacaacaacaatggcaacttAAGCAAGCTAAATGGTACCAACACACTTCAGGACTCTAGTGGCCTTATAACGAACCTTCTGAAAAACTCTTCACAGCAGCAACTCAAAAGCAACTCATCTGACGTAGACAAATTGTCTTGCCATTCTACGGAAGGTTCGGCAGAAGAGAGCGATGGAGAGAGTACTATTGAGCAGATGACAAATGATGAAGAGACAGATGTTGGTGATGTAAAAGGAGTCATCATGTCTTCCGGCATGGACTCGCAACTTATAGACAGCAAAGAAGCGAAAAGGGCCAGAGTTGAGAACATAATTACGAGTATCCGTCATTCTCCAACCCATAGCCAATGCGATAGTCAAAGCATGCAAGAACAGAGGCGACAAAAAAGGAAACAGCATCAGCCGCAACAGCATGAACTTAGTCCGGAATTCCAAGAGTCCAAGTTACGGAAAATCGAAAGAGACGATCTGGGCCGGCAACTGATGGAGTTGAAAAACCAGTTAAATGATGTCCAGAGGAAATACACAGCACTATGCAATGCGGAAAGCTCGGAAAGAACGGGCGaaggacatgatgatgatgactgtcatACAGCCACATCGTTGCAATCAGTGACCAGCCGAGGCAGCAAATTAAATGGAGAATCAAACCTAAATAACCGTGAAAACATAGCTTTTGACAATTCTGATATCGATCCCGTTCAGCTAATAAACCACGCAAGCCAAATGGTCAAGGAGCAGGAAATTGCTACAAAACGATCTACTCCTTTGGCCGCAATGCCTCTACCGTCCGCTGATGTCCAGGGTTTGGCTTCTTCCCTCAAGTCAGAAATTATTCACACAGTCGATACCATAGTAAGCCGATTCGTTAAAAACCAAGCTCTGAAATCATTAGAAAATTCCAGTAACGAAACCAGAACACAGGACCAGGGCccaaaagaaagagtaaaatctCCTGTTAATAACACTGAATTCCCAACAGATTTTTATGCCATCCCTAGAGTACACGACAAACAGACTTTATACGACACGGGCTGTCCGAGCGCTCCTGATTTGCCGAGGGCTCACAATCGCCCCTTATCTTTCGCACCTTCTCATCATTCCACCCCGCAGTCGATACCCTCATATTTTGCCCAACCCCAAGTACTCACCTCCCCTGTCTACAGCTCAGAACCAGAACAGACTGAAGCTCTATCCTTGGTGGTAAACACACCCAAAAAAAAACGCACCAAAGTGACGGACACACGTCTGTCGCCCAGAGCAGCCCGTGCCTTGTTACAGGAAAACTGCGTCCAGGTTACATCCGCTATGGCAGACTTGGATAAACACATAGCTGGCTCTTACCCCCATATTTTACCGCAGATGTTACCAACTAGTGTAGCTATTCCAAATCCAAGTCTACAGCATTCTGATATATTGGGATATTACAGAGAGCAAAATTATCTGGACGGGGCTCGTTCGGATGGTCACTCTCCGTCTAATGATCTTGGATCTCCTGGAAATACCAACTCTTTATCCGAACCATACATGATGTTAAAATCAGAAGGATTCGATGTTTCCTCGGAAACAGATGGATCAATGGCACTGATATCCTTTGAACTTCACTAA
- the LOC106880696 gene encoding rho GTPase-activating protein gacF isoform X2 — protein sequence MNGYDKLIQAAASRLIGYDSDLARYEVHKTVYMKQQLEDRYRSLEHMRLKNSLCANESSSSSMNKERIHSSETDIESYQLDNSCEEDRYSSSLNSPPSGPAAASSINNSRGHPDTPIPDGLPMVISRHGMGLLKTDMSNPDTSQLLREILQNKEKHQLSELAKNNNNNNNSNNNNNNNNNNNTNNNNNNNNNNNNNNNGNLSKLNGTNTLQDSSGLITNLLKNSSQQQLKSNSSDVDKLSCHSTEGSAEESDGESTIEQMTNDEETDVGDVKGVIMSSGMDSQLIDSKEAKRARVENIITSIRHSPTHSQCDSQSMQEQRRQKRKQHQPQQHELSPEFQESKLRKIERDDLGRQLMELKNQLNDVQRKYTALCNAESSERTGEGHDDDDCHTATSLQSVTSRGSKLNGESNLNNRENIAFDNSDIDPVQLINHASQMVKEQEIATKRSTPLAAMPLPSADVQGLASSLKSEIIHTVDTIVSRFVKNQALKSLENSSNETRTQDQGPKERVKSPVNNTEFPTDFYAIPRVHDKQTLYDTGCPSAPDLPRAHNRPLSFAPSHHSTPQSIPSYFAQPQVLTSPVYSSEPEQTEALSLVVNTPKKKRTKVTDTRLSPRAARALLQENCVQVTSAMADLDKHIAGSYPHILPQMLPTSVAIPNPSLQHSDILGYYREQNYLDGARSDGHSPSNDLGSPGNTNSLSEPYMMLKSEGFDVSSETDGSMALISFELH from the coding sequence ATGAATGGGTATGATAAGCTTATACAGGCTGCTGCAAGTCGTTTAATTGGCTACGACAGCGACTTAGCCAGGTATGAGGTTCACAAGACAGTATACATGAAACAACAGCTTGAAGACCGCTATCGGTCACTTGAACACATGCGGTTGAAAAACTCGCTCTGTGCTAATGAATCTTCGTCTTCTTCCATGAACAAAGAACGAATCCACTCGAGTGAGACCGACATAGAGTCCTATCAGCTAGACAACAGTTGTGAAGAGGACAGATATAGTTCGTCTTTGAATTCTCCACCTTCCGGCCCAGCAGCAGCCAGTAGCATCAACAACAGTAGGGGTCACCCGGACACACCGATTCCGGACGGTCTCCCGATGGTCATATCAAGGCATGGAATGGGACTTCTCAAGACAGATATGTCCAACCCTGACACATCTCAACTCCTTCGTGAGATATTACAGAACAAAGAGAAACATCAGTTGTCAGAGTTagctaagaacaacaacaacaacaacaacagtaacaacaacaacaacaataataacaataataacactaacaacaataataacaacaacaacaacaacaacaacaacaacaatggcaacttAAGCAAGCTAAATGGTACCAACACACTTCAGGACTCTAGTGGCCTTATAACGAACCTTCTGAAAAACTCTTCACAGCAGCAACTCAAAAGCAACTCATCTGACGTAGACAAATTGTCTTGCCATTCTACGGAAGGTTCGGCAGAAGAGAGCGATGGAGAGAGTACTATTGAGCAGATGACAAATGATGAAGAGACAGATGTTGGTGATGTAAAAGGAGTCATCATGTCTTCCGGCATGGACTCGCAACTTATAGACAGCAAAGAAGCGAAAAGGGCCAGAGTTGAGAACATAATTACGAGTATCCGTCATTCTCCAACCCATAGCCAATGCGATAGTCAAAGCATGCAAGAACAGAGGCGACAAAAAAGGAAACAGCATCAGCCGCAACAGCATGAACTTAGTCCGGAATTCCAAGAGTCCAAGTTACGGAAAATCGAAAGAGACGATCTGGGCCGGCAACTGATGGAGTTGAAAAACCAGTTAAATGATGTCCAGAGGAAATACACAGCACTATGCAATGCGGAAAGCTCGGAAAGAACGGGCGaaggacatgatgatgatgactgtcatACAGCCACATCGTTGCAATCAGTGACCAGCCGAGGCAGCAAATTAAATGGAGAATCAAACCTAAATAACCGTGAAAACATAGCTTTTGACAATTCTGATATCGATCCCGTTCAGCTAATAAACCACGCAAGCCAAATGGTCAAGGAGCAGGAAATTGCTACAAAACGATCTACTCCTTTGGCCGCAATGCCTCTACCGTCCGCTGATGTCCAGGGTTTGGCTTCTTCCCTCAAGTCAGAAATTATTCACACAGTCGATACCATAGTAAGCCGATTCGTTAAAAACCAAGCTCTGAAATCATTAGAAAATTCCAGTAACGAAACCAGAACACAGGACCAGGGCccaaaagaaagagtaaaatctCCTGTTAATAACACTGAATTCCCAACAGATTTTTATGCCATCCCTAGAGTACACGACAAACAGACTTTATACGACACGGGCTGTCCGAGCGCTCCTGATTTGCCGAGGGCTCACAATCGCCCCTTATCTTTCGCACCTTCTCATCATTCCACCCCGCAGTCGATACCCTCATATTTTGCCCAACCCCAAGTACTCACCTCCCCTGTCTACAGCTCAGAACCAGAACAGACTGAAGCTCTATCCTTGGTGGTAAACACACCCAAAAAAAAACGCACCAAAGTGACGGACACACGTCTGTCGCCCAGAGCAGCCCGTGCCTTGTTACAGGAAAACTGCGTCCAGGTTACATCCGCTATGGCAGACTTGGATAAACACATAGCTGGCTCTTACCCCCATATTTTACCGCAGATGTTACCAACTAGTGTAGCTATTCCAAATCCAAGTCTACAGCATTCTGATATATTGGGATATTACAGAGAGCAAAATTATCTGGACGGGGCTCGTTCGGATGGTCACTCTCCGTCTAATGATCTTGGATCTCCTGGAAATACCAACTCTTTATCCGAACCATACATGATGTTAAAATCAGAAGGATTCGATGTTTCCTCGGAAACAGATGGATCAATGGCACTGATATCCTTTGAACTTCACTAA